AGATATTGATTTAACTAAGATCCAAAAATTTGAGTACAATTATTCATTTATCGAGCTACAAAAGTTTTTTTATGAGACAATAAAAAGTTATTATTACCTGTTCAACAAAACATGGAAAAAATATGAAGAGAATAAAAATTTAGTAAAAACAGCTCCATTTCCCTATTCTAGTTTTCGTAAAGGTCAGAGAGAATGTTCCGCATTTATTTACAGATCTATCAGAGCTAAAGTTCAAGGCGTTTTGGAAGCCCCAACAGGAATCGGAAAGACTCCTGCTTCTATTTTCTCTTTTATTAAATACTCATCAAATGATTTTAAAAGAGCTGTTTTTTTAACTGCAAGAAACACCGGCAGAAAAAATATTCGAAAAAGTATCGAATTTTTTAACACTAAAAATTTACCTTTTTTTACGGTTTTTATTATATCTAAAAAAGAAATCTGTGTAAATGATGTGCAAATTTGCAACCCCGATCATTGTCCCTATGCATCAGATTATAACAATAAACTAAGAGAAGTGCTGCCTCTGTTTTCACAGCAAATGATTTATGATAAGGAAGATATAGAAAAATTAGCTTTAAAATATAAAATTTGCCCTTTCGAATTATCATTGGACCTTTCGCTTTTTGCCGATCTTACCGTATGTGACTATAATTATGTTTACGACCCAATAATTCAGTTTAAGAGATTGTATGACAGAGCTGTCGAAACTGTATTGATTGTTGATGAAGCTCATAATCTTTTTTCTAGAACTGTTGATATGTATTCTGGAGTTATTAGCAGCGATTCCATTGAAGTATTAAGAAAATATTTTATTAAAAAAAGTAAATCTGTCTATTCACAGCTTCTTAAATTGAAAAAGGCAATCACATCTCTACATTGTGATATGATTAAGGAGTTCTCCGATGATAAATTTTATAAAATTATTTCAGATTACGATTATGAAATTAATAAACTCTCTGATTATTTTGTTAGGAAAGCGATTAAATATTTTATTGAATCAGATAATTTTCCAGATCAAGAGATTGTTGAGGCGATTTTCGAGTTTTTTGCATTTAACATAAGAAGTGGGTTCACAGAGTCTTCAACCAAAGTAATCACTGAAAAAAAAGGTAAAAATTTTACATTTGAAACTTACAATCCAGATCCTTCTGAAATTATAAAAAAAATCAATGATTCTTTTTACTCCACAATAATGATGTCCGCTACAGCCTTTCCATTAAATAGTTTTTCAG
This Candidatus Delongbacteria bacterium DNA region includes the following protein-coding sequences:
- a CDS encoding ATP-dependent DNA helicase, translating into MKKIKIGIRNLSEILYKNGHIESGFFRKAEASDGRNNQKKIQKDRGEDYQTEVHIIREVFIDETMLTLSGRIDGVEKVKDNYILEEIKTTESFDENKKIEYMSQLKIYGYIFSCDKELEFIDLRLVVTDIDLTKIQKFEYNYSFIELQKFFYETIKSYYYLFNKTWKKYEENKNLVKTAPFPYSSFRKGQRECSAFIYRSIRAKVQGVLEAPTGIGKTPASIFSFIKYSSNDFKRAVFLTARNTGRKNIRKSIEFFNTKNLPFFTVFIISKKEICVNDVQICNPDHCPYASDYNNKLREVLPLFSQQMIYDKEDIEKLALKYKICPFELSLDLSLFADLTVCDYNYVYDPIIQFKRLYDRAVETVLIVDEAHNLFSRTVDMYSGVISSDSIEVLRKYFIKKSKSVYSQLLKLKKAITSLHCDMIKEFSDDKFYKIISDYDYEINKLSDYFVRKAIKYFIESDNFPDQEIVEAIFEFFAFNIRSGFTESSTKVITEKKGKNFTFETYNPDPSEIIKKINDSFYSTIMMSATAFPLNSFSVVSGLTSPKFYSSEYPFPVENLNVKAIPIDVRYSNRSNSLDSINHIIGKSGKSIVFFSSFSYMNQYLTKYPAIDNDLVQFSGMDEGTRNEYFNKVTEHNFNNIYAVFGGIFSEGIDLNGIVDSIIIIGVGYGAPDFRSELRKEAYNTRDLNGNSIVYIEPGIKKVIQAVGRGIRSDHDKCNVILIDSRYYKFSFKKLLPKHWKL